In Caldanaerobius fijiensis DSM 17918, the genomic window AAAATATCAATTGATGAAGGAGGATTTTACTATGGTAATTAAAGTTTTAGGTTCAGGATGTGCCAATTGTAAAAAATTAGAGGCTAATGTCAGAGAGGCTGTAAAAGAACTGGGAATTGAAGCCACTATTGAAAAAGTGCAGGATTTCAAGGACATTATGGCCTATGGTGTTATGAAAACACCTGCGCTTGTAGTGGACGAACAGGTAAAAGTGATGGGGAGGGTTCCGTCAGTAGAAGATATAAAAAAATATTTGTAAATCAGATACAGTGCCCGAAACGGTCACTGTATTAATAAGGCAATATCGTATTATATAAATATTCAAATATATAGTGGAGGAAGAATAGCATGAGTACAAACAAAAGGAACATGATGGTCATGGTGTTAAGCCTAATGGCGTTTTTAGCCAATGGTGACAACTATGCCGTTGCGCCGCTTTTAATTAATATTGCAAAAGATTTAAAAATTGATATAGGGAGTGCGGCTTTATCTGTTACTGCATATATGCTTGCTTTTGGATTATTTACAATCATTTTTGGTCCATTGGGGGATAGATATGGTAAGACCAGAATAATTAATGTTGCAGCATTTGGAACTGCAATCTTTAGTATGTTAGGAGCCTTTGCATTCAACTTACCTTCCCTGATTGTGCTTCGTGCTATGAATGGTGCATTTGGTGCAGGTATCTTTCCAGTAACGATGGCGTTGGTTGGTGAGAGTTTTGAGCATGAAAACAGGCAAAAAGCCATCGGCAAAGTTATGGGAATGATGTTTTTGGGTGGAGCATCGGCAACTGCCATAGGGGGAATTCTGGCGTACTTTGGCTCATGGAGAATGGTATACTTTGTATATGGGTTAGGAGAACTGATAATAGCACTTGTTATGTTGAGGGTACTACCAAACAGTCCAAGTGTTATTGATGCTCTAAATTTTACAAAAGTATATAAGACGGCTTTAACCAATGGAAACCTGGTAAAAGTAGTTGCTACCATTTTCCTTGTCGGCTTTAGTGTATTTGGAAGTTTCACTTATTCAGGGAAACTGGTTGAAACCCGGACAGGATATACTGTACTGTCTGTTGGATTAATATTAACATTATTCGGTGTAGCAACGGTTATTGGAGGACGAAAGGCTCCGCTGCTTAGAGCAAAGTTTAAGAACCGTTTTTTACTTCTTGCAGGACTTTTTGGAAGTGCCTCATTATTCCTTATTGCATATATGAGTAACCCTATCCTTATCGGTGTTGGATTGTTTGGTTTCGGATTGGCATTTGTATCTCTGCAGTCCACATTAGTAACAACGGCTCAAGAGGTCATGCCGAAACTTCGTGGAACAGCCATGTCCCTTGCATCCTTTAACATGTTTGTAGGAGGGGGAGTTGGAACATTGATTAATGGCCAGATATTAAATGTTTTTGGTATTGGTCAGATATTTGCTGTTGCAGGAGCAGTGATGTTTGTAGTTGCTTTTATCGCAGCGAAAGTCGTACTGAAAGTGCATCGACCTTAAACCGCGTCTTAAAGGGGGTATGAACCATTAAGGATGATATTAATGCTTTATGGAAAGAGTTAAGTTCCAGCCTGAAAACCTTTATCCGCAAAAAGGTGGCAAATGAGCAAGATGCGGAAGATATCCTTCAGGATGTATTTTTAAAAATATATTCTAATATAAACCAGGTAAAGGATAATGACAGAATATATGCGTGGGTGTACCGAATAACAAGAAATTTGATTGTCGATTATTACAGAAAAAAAAGAGATACTGCTGAATTTTCGGATTTGCCTGATGAGATAAAAACCGATAATGATGAAGAAGAAATAATAAATGGATTGGTTTTATGCCTGAAAAATATGATTGACAGCCTTCCAGATAAATATAAGCAGGCTATCATGCTAACAGAATTAGGCGGTTTGACACAAAAAGAACTGGCTCAAAAACTCGGTATGTCAATATCAGGGGCTAAATCGAGAGTTCAGCGTGGGAGAAATCTGTTAAAAGAGAAGTTTTTTGAGTGCTGTAAGTTTCAATTCGATGTGTATGGAAATATTGTTGAATACCAGCATAAAGAAAATAGTTGTAAATATTGCTGAAACATATATGTATTTTGCGTCCTTTTCAAAAAACCTCCGTCTATAAAAGTGAAGTTAAATTTTATGATGGAGGTTTTATTATGGGATGTTGTGAAACTCAAAGGAATAACACCTGCTGTAGTACAATTTGCGGGTGTGAAGATGAAATTCATAGTACTGAAAAGAGGAAAATTGTGATTGATTTTATGTATTTGGATTTAAGCATATGTACGAGATGCCAGGGTACGGAGGACAGTCTTGAAGAAGCAATTGCGGATGTTGCTAAAGTGCTTGAATTAACAGGCGCCGAAGTTGTTGTAAATAAAATTCATATTGATAGTAAGGAAAAGGCCATACAGTACCGGTTTGAGAGTTCACCTACTATCCGTATTAATGGAAAGGATATACAACTGGAAATAAAAGAATCTCTTTGTGAATCGTGTGGTGATTTATGCGGGGGTGACGTAGACTGCCGTGTATGGGTGTATAAAGGTAAAGAATACAATATTCCTCCAAAAGCAATGATAATTGATGCAATACTTAGAGAAATATACAGTAACAACGAATTGTCAGGGAATGGTAAACAAAGTAAAGAACAGGAATATGAGATTCCTGAAAATCTCAAGAGATTTTTTGACTCTATGGGTCAAAAAGATGTATGAATATTTAAAATGTAATTTAGGAATATATATAAGGTAAAGCAATTTGTTTATAAACCTTACAGTAAATGCGGATATATACCTCATTTGCTGTAAGGTTTTCTATTTTTCTTTATCCTATAAAATTCATGAATAAATGGCATTTGACAATAACATAATATGGATGTATAATGTAATTGGCAATTGCCAATTACAAAAGGAGGCGTCTGAATGTCTAACTGTGAAAATTGTCCTACAAAAGAGGACTGCAAAACAAAAGAGGGATGCATGATAGAAAACAATCCTTATAACTTTGTAAACAAAATAATCGGCGTTATGAGTGGGAAGGGAGGTGTTGGCAAATCAACGGTATCTGCTCTTATTGCAGAAGAATTAAATAAAAAAGGTTATAAAGTAGGTGTCCTGGATGCGGATATAACAGGACCGAGTATCCCAAGGCTTCTTAAAGTAAAAGACAAGAAAGTCCGGTCAAATGAACTGGGAATTTTACCGGTGACAAATGAAAATGGAATAAAGGTAATGTCGCTGAATTTACTGATGGAAGATGAGGAGCAGCCTGTTATATGGCGGGGGCCTTTAATTGCAGGGACTGTAAAGCAATTTTGGACTGATGTCTTCTGGGGTGACCTTGACTATCTGGTTATTGATATGCCTCCAGGGACAGGGGATGTTGCGCTAACGGTGATGCAGTCTATTCCCATTAATGGGATAGTGATGGTATCAGTACCTCAGGATTTAGTATCCATGATAGTCGCAAAAGCAGTGAATATGGTTAGAAAAATGGGTATAAGGGTAATCGGTGTAGTTGAGAACATGAGTTATATTATATGCCCTGATTGCAACAAAGAAATCAGAGTATTTGATAGTGAAAACACAGAAGAGTTTTTAAGCAAATTAGACTTAAAACTTCTTGGGGAATTGCCTATGTGTAGTGATATAGCCAATCTTTCCGAGAAAGATAAAACAATACAAAATGCATCATTGGATGAAACAGTAAGCATTATTGTCGAAAGGATAATGCTTTCAGTCAATGAAAACAAATAAAAAGATAATTGGAGGGTATTTCATGAAGATAGCAGTTTCTTCGATGGGCAAGGATTTAAACAGCATGCTGGATGTGAGATTCGGAAGATGTAATTACTTTGTAGTCTATGATACTGAAGGAGGACTGGTAAAGACAGTTGAGAATAGGGGCCAAATGTCAGGAGGTGGGGCAGGAATTGCAGCAGCCCAGCAAATCATTGATGAAGATGTGGATGTAGTTATCACTGGAAATATGGGACCCAATGCCTTTAACCTGTTTAAAAATTCGGATATTAAAGTCTACCGATGTGGAAGCATTAAGGTTGAAACGGCTGTACAACTGTTCAAAGAAGGAAAATTAGAAGAGTTAACCCAGGCAGGTCCTGCCCATTCAGGGATGGACATGGGAGCAGGCATGAGATTCAGAGGGGGAAAGTAGGTTGAACATAGCCATATTAAGCGGAAAGGGAGGTACGGGGAAAACCACCGTATCCACCAATCTTTCTACCATTATAGGTGCCAATTATATCGACTGCGATGTGGAAGAGCCTAATGGATTCATATTCTTAAATCCCTCTCAAATAAAAAGAGAAGAAGTTAAGGTGGATTATCCAGTTGTTGACAGCAGCAGATGTACCTTATGCGGAGACTGTGCAAAAGTATGCCAGTTTCATGCCTTGGTAAGGACAAAGAAAGATATCATGCTCTTTGAAAAACTCTGTCATGGCTGTCATGCCTGCGGGATAGTGTGTAAACAGGGTGCTTTAACCTTTGAAAAAAGGGAAATAGGAATAATAGAAGAAGGACGATATGGCAATTTAATTTGTAGAAGAGGAATTTTAAATGTAGGAGAGCCTATGGCAGTACCAGTTATTAAAAAGTTACTGAAAAACCTTCCTGCAGGAGCAAACCTTATTGATTGTGCCCCTGGGACATCCTGCAATGTAGTGAATTCGCTTCAATATGCAGATGGTGCAATATTAGTAACAGAACCTTCTTCCTTTGGACTTCATGATTTAAAGATGGCAGTACAACTGGTAAGGAATTTCAACCTTCCCTTTGGCGTTATTATCAATAAATATAATGCCGAGGATGACAGGATTCAGAAATACTGTGAAGGAGAAAATATAAACATATTAGGAATTATACCTTACCGAAGAGAAGCAGCAGAGGTTTATTCTTCAGGAAAAATGATTGTGAAACTGCCTGAGTATAAAGAAATATTTAAAGAGATTGCAAAGAGATTGAGGGAGGTGTTCCCTTGGAACTGACAGTGATAAGTGGGAAAGGCGGCACGGGTAAAACTACAATAGCCTTAGCCCTATCTGAACTTGCAAAAGACGCAGTAAAAACAGACTGCGATGTGGATGCGCCCAATCTGTATCTTTTTTACGACGGAAGAGATGTGAAAAAGGAATACTTTTATGGAGAAAAGAAAGCAGTTATCGATAAAAAGTTTTGTACGGACTGCAAGGAATGTGAAAAGGTATGCCAGTTTGACGCAATCAAAGACGGTATAGTGAATCCCTTTAAATGTGAAGGCTGTGGTGTCTGCACGCTGGTTTGCCCTCAAAAAGCCATTGGTTTAAAAGAAGAAAAAACCGCTGATGTTTATATCACGCAAACTAATAAAGGGATTATTTCAAGGGCACAGATGGAGGTGGGGAGTGAAGGTTCGGGAAAACTTATAACCCAACTTCGCAGTAATGCCAGAAAGTTTTCGGATGAGAATACCCTTATAATTATAGATGGTTCTCCAGGAATAGGTTGCCCTGTAATATCTTCAATTACGGGAAGTGATGCGGTATTGATTGTTACAGAGCCTACCCAGTCGGGTCTGGAGGACTTTGTGAGGGTAATGGAGTTATGCAGGCATTTTGGGGTCCTTACTCTCGTCTGTATCAATAAGTATGATATCAATGAGAAAGTGGCAGAGGAAATTGAAGGTTTTTGCAGAGAGAATGATGTTTATTTAATAGGGAAAATACCTTATGATGACACGGTTATGAAATCAATTAACGAACTAAAACCTATTGTTTATTATGAGGGCAGTAAGGCAAATCAGGCCATAAGACAGATGTGGGATAACATCTGTAAGCATATAAATTGTTTAAATCAATAATTTTAAGGAGGCGTTTGTTAATGAAAATAGCAATTGCAAGTGAAGGGAAATATGTTAGCGGACACTTTGGACACTGTGAAGGATTTACAGTGTATGAGGTTGATGAAAACAAGGTGCTAAAGAAGGGTTTTATACAAAATCCGGGGCATAGGCCAGGATTTTTGCCTGATTTTCTAAAGGGATTAGGCGTAAATGTTGTAATTGCGGGGGGTATGGGAGAAACAGCCCAGCAGTTGTTTGCCCAAAACAATATAGATGTAATAGTAGGGGCAGAAGGGTATAGTGATGATGTTATTCAGCGGTATTTAAATGGAGAGTTGAAATCTACAGGAAGCATATGCAGGGAACATCAGCATGAAGGCCGCTGCCATGAATAACGGGTAGGGGTTATCCTTATGGAGGGGGTAAAGAATAATACTCTGACAAAGGATAAGTTCTCTCTTATTAGAAAGTTGATAGAGAAAAACGGATTTAAATTTACGAAGCAAAGAAAATTGATACTGGAACAGTTTTTTCTTGCTGACAGGCATTTGAGTATGGAAGAGATATATCAAAGGTTGAAAGAAAACAACATTGGTCTTGCCACAGTATATAGGAATGTAAAGATATTTAGCAGTATAGGCATAGTAAAAGAAATTGCTGTGGATGGAGTAAGTTATTATGAACTGAAAATCTACAGCAAAAAGCCCCTGCATATTCATTTCCAGTGTGTTAAATGTAATGATATAATAGACATTGATGAAAAGGAAATCGCTTTAGAATATTTAAAGTTAAATAAGACCATAGAAGATATAAATGATTTGAAAATTTACGATGCTAATATAATGTTCATTGGACTATGTAAAAGATGCAGGGAGGTAAATAAATGCCAAGACCGATAAAATGCAGAAGAGTAGAATTCTTTCCCGAGAATACTTATTTCATACCATTAGGCAAAAGAAAGTGCGAGGTAGAAGAAATTGTTCTCAAGGTAGAAGAACTTGAAGCCATGAGGCTAAAAGATATTGAAGGGCTAAGTCAAGAAGAATGTGCTGAGAGAATGCAGGTTTCAAGGCAGACTTTCCAAAACATCATAGACAGTGCAAGAAAGAAGGTAGCGATAGCACTAACTCAAGGCAGTGCCATACACATAAGCGGAGGGAATTATACTTCAGGTTTATGCCAGTTTAAGTGCTTAAATTGTGGTAAGGTTTATGATTTGAATTATGCACATGATAAGCATACTTGTCCTTACTGTGGTTCAAGTGAAGTAATTTGTGAAAAAAAGAACAGATTCTGCCATAGATGGTGCGGGAAATAGATTAAATTTTAATATTGGAGATATCAGAGAAACGGTTCTTGTGATATACAAATATCATAGGAACTGTATTTTTTAAGGTTCCAAGGGAATATCAAAATCCTTACATATGACCAAATTCAAGGCATACAGTAAATCATCCTGGCAAAAATTACATTTAAAATTTTACTTGACTTGCCTCATAAGTACATTTCACAAAATTCGTTGATGAACCTTTTTTAATTATGAATTTAATCTTATCATTCAGGAAAAATATCTTCCAAGCGAATCTCAAGTCCATTAAAACTTTGAGATACTGTACTGTCACTGCCTTTATAAACGCCGTTTTGTTTGTATTCGTCTTCTTCCCAAACATATACTTCAATAGTATTAAGTTTCGGGTTAACAATCCAGTATTCCTTTACGCCAAATTCCATATAAGTAATGTATTTCTTCACTCTGTCATGACTTTCATTTGATGGGGAAATTATTTCAATAATTAAAGCAGGTACGCCATAATATGAGTTGTCCCTTAATCCTGCCTTATCACAGATTACCATCAAGTCAGGCTGAACTTTAACATTTACAGATTTTTCTTCGTCTATTAGCCATAAATCTAAAGGGGAGATAAATGCTTCACAAGATTTACTTCTAAAATAATTCCTGAATTCTGCTGCAATGTTTAACAAAACCCGTTGATGTTCTACTGATGGTGATGGTAGATGGATAACTTCGCCATTAAAGTATTCAAGCCTATTTTCCCCTTTATCCATTTCTAAAAACTCTTCAAGGCTTACTATTTCCGTTTTAGGAGTCACGTCTTCACTTCCTTTCCAAAAATATTTTACGATATTCTATAGAGATGATACAAGACAAGCGGTGTAATGTCAAGTAGTATTTTTTGGAACCTTGAAAAATAAAGGCCTCAAAAACTCTAAAAAAGGCAACACTTAATAAACCCACCATATATTGGATAATAATGGAAGGAAACTTAGCTGATATTCAGTTAAAT contains:
- a CDS encoding thioredoxin family protein: MVIKVLGSGCANCKKLEANVREAVKELGIEATIEKVQDFKDIMAYGVMKTPALVVDEQVKVMGRVPSVEDIKKYL
- a CDS encoding MFS transporter: MSTNKRNMMVMVLSLMAFLANGDNYAVAPLLINIAKDLKIDIGSAALSVTAYMLAFGLFTIIFGPLGDRYGKTRIINVAAFGTAIFSMLGAFAFNLPSLIVLRAMNGAFGAGIFPVTMALVGESFEHENRQKAIGKVMGMMFLGGASATAIGGILAYFGSWRMVYFVYGLGELIIALVMLRVLPNSPSVIDALNFTKVYKTALTNGNLVKVVATIFLVGFSVFGSFTYSGKLVETRTGYTVLSVGLILTLFGVATVIGGRKAPLLRAKFKNRFLLLAGLFGSASLFLIAYMSNPILIGVGLFGFGLAFVSLQSTLVTTAQEVMPKLRGTAMSLASFNMFVGGGVGTLINGQILNVFGIGQIFAVAGAVMFVVAFIAAKVVLKVHRP
- the sigZ gene encoding RNA polymerase sigma factor SigZ, with the translated sequence MNALWKELSSSLKTFIRKKVANEQDAEDILQDVFLKIYSNINQVKDNDRIYAWVYRITRNLIVDYYRKKRDTAEFSDLPDEIKTDNDEEEIINGLVLCLKNMIDSLPDKYKQAIMLTELGGLTQKELAQKLGMSISGAKSRVQRGRNLLKEKFFECCKFQFDVYGNIVEYQHKENSCKYC
- a CDS encoding DUF2703 domain-containing protein is translated as MIDFMYLDLSICTRCQGTEDSLEEAIADVAKVLELTGAEVVVNKIHIDSKEKAIQYRFESSPTIRINGKDIQLEIKESLCESCGDLCGGDVDCRVWVYKGKEYNIPPKAMIIDAILREIYSNNELSGNGKQSKEQEYEIPENLKRFFDSMGQKDV
- a CDS encoding Mrp/NBP35 family ATP-binding protein → MSNCENCPTKEDCKTKEGCMIENNPYNFVNKIIGVMSGKGGVGKSTVSALIAEELNKKGYKVGVLDADITGPSIPRLLKVKDKKVRSNELGILPVTNENGIKVMSLNLLMEDEEQPVIWRGPLIAGTVKQFWTDVFWGDLDYLVIDMPPGTGDVALTVMQSIPINGIVMVSVPQDLVSMIVAKAVNMVRKMGIRVIGVVENMSYIICPDCNKEIRVFDSENTEEFLSKLDLKLLGELPMCSDIANLSEKDKTIQNASLDETVSIIVERIMLSVNENK
- a CDS encoding NifB/NifX family molybdenum-iron cluster-binding protein, whose product is MKIAVSSMGKDLNSMLDVRFGRCNYFVVYDTEGGLVKTVENRGQMSGGGAGIAAAQQIIDEDVDVVITGNMGPNAFNLFKNSDIKVYRCGSIKVETAVQLFKEGKLEELTQAGPAHSGMDMGAGMRFRGGK
- a CDS encoding nucleotide-binding protein, with product MNIAILSGKGGTGKTTVSTNLSTIIGANYIDCDVEEPNGFIFLNPSQIKREEVKVDYPVVDSSRCTLCGDCAKVCQFHALVRTKKDIMLFEKLCHGCHACGIVCKQGALTFEKREIGIIEEGRYGNLICRRGILNVGEPMAVPVIKKLLKNLPAGANLIDCAPGTSCNVVNSLQYADGAILVTEPSSFGLHDLKMAVQLVRNFNLPFGVIINKYNAEDDRIQKYCEGENINILGIIPYRREAAEVYSSGKMIVKLPEYKEIFKEIAKRLREVFPWN
- a CDS encoding ATP-binding protein, with the protein product MELTVISGKGGTGKTTIALALSELAKDAVKTDCDVDAPNLYLFYDGRDVKKEYFYGEKKAVIDKKFCTDCKECEKVCQFDAIKDGIVNPFKCEGCGVCTLVCPQKAIGLKEEKTADVYITQTNKGIISRAQMEVGSEGSGKLITQLRSNARKFSDENTLIIIDGSPGIGCPVISSITGSDAVLIVTEPTQSGLEDFVRVMELCRHFGVLTLVCINKYDINEKVAEEIEGFCRENDVYLIGKIPYDDTVMKSINELKPIVYYEGSKANQAIRQMWDNICKHINCLNQ
- a CDS encoding NifB/NifX family molybdenum-iron cluster-binding protein — translated: MKIAIASEGKYVSGHFGHCEGFTVYEVDENKVLKKGFIQNPGHRPGFLPDFLKGLGVNVVIAGGMGETAQQLFAQNNIDVIVGAEGYSDDVIQRYLNGELKSTGSICREHQHEGRCHE
- a CDS encoding Fur family transcriptional regulator — its product is MEGVKNNTLTKDKFSLIRKLIEKNGFKFTKQRKLILEQFFLADRHLSMEEIYQRLKENNIGLATVYRNVKIFSSIGIVKEIAVDGVSYYELKIYSKKPLHIHFQCVKCNDIIDIDEKEIALEYLKLNKTIEDINDLKIYDANIMFIGLCKRCREVNKCQDR
- a CDS encoding DUF134 domain-containing protein, with amino-acid sequence MPRPIKCRRVEFFPENTYFIPLGKRKCEVEEIVLKVEELEAMRLKDIEGLSQEECAERMQVSRQTFQNIIDSARKKVAIALTQGSAIHISGGNYTSGLCQFKCLNCGKVYDLNYAHDKHTCPYCGSSEVICEKKNRFCHRWCGK
- a CDS encoding Uma2 family endonuclease — its product is MTPKTEIVSLEEFLEMDKGENRLEYFNGEVIHLPSPSVEHQRVLLNIAAEFRNYFRSKSCEAFISPLDLWLIDEEKSVNVKVQPDLMVICDKAGLRDNSYYGVPALIIEIISPSNESHDRVKKYITYMEFGVKEYWIVNPKLNTIEVYVWEEDEYKQNGVYKGSDSTVSQSFNGLEIRLEDIFPE